The genomic region GGCGCTGCGCTGGGCCGGGTCGTAGCTGACCTCCTCGGGCAGGCGGTCGAGCGTGAATTCCTGGCCGCGATCTTCCCCGAGCAGGCCCACCGCATCGGCGCGGCACTGGCGGCAATGGCGCATCAGCTTGGCCCCGCCCTGCAGCTTGTCCTGCAGCGCCTTCAGCTCCGCGGCCGAGGGGCCGCGCTGCCCGGTCAGGCCAAAATGCGTGCCGTGCGCGGGATCGGAGATCAGCGGCATGACGTTGTGCAGGAAGGCGCCCTTGGCGGTGACGACGCGGTTCACCTCGACGAGATGCTCGTCGTTGATGCCCGGAATCATCACCGAGTTCACCTTCACCAACACACCGCGCGCGACCAGCATGTCCAGGCCGAGCATCTGCCGCTCGTGCAACACGCGGGACGCCTCGATGCCGGTCAGGCGCTGGTGGTTGAAGAAGATCCAGGGATAGATCTTCGCGCCGATCTCGGGATCGACCATGTTGATGGTGATGGTGACATGGTCGATGCCCATCGCCGCGATCTCGTCAACATGATCAGGCAGCGCGAGCCCGTTGGTGGACAGACACAGGCGCAGGTCGGGAATCGCCTCGCGCACCTGGTCGAAGGTCGCCTTGGTATGGCGCCAGTCATAGACGGCGTCGCCAGGGCCGGCGATGCCCAGCACGGAGAGCTGCGGCACTTCGCTCGCCACCGCGACCACCTTGCGCAGCGCCTGCTCCGGCGTCAGGCGCTCGGAGACGACGCCGGGGCGGCTTTCATTGGCGCAATCGTATTTGCGGTTGCAGTAGTGGCACTGGATGTTGCAGGCGGGGGCCACGGCCACATGCATGCGGGCGAAGTAGTGATGGGCCTCCTCGGCATAGCAGGGATGGTCCTTGACCTTCTCCCACACCTCCGGTGGCAGGTCCGCCGGGCCGGCGCTGGATCCACAGGCCGAGGACGCGCAGCCACCGGCAGGGGTTGCTTCGGCGCTCCCCGGGGCAAGCAGGCTATCAAGAGTGATGAGCTGCGCCACGTCGTGCTCCTTCTCCGCTTGGTCAAGGAGCACCGCAAACCGCGTGCCAACTGGATCAGTCCCGGAAAGCCGCCGGAATCCGCGGTTCGGAGGCCGACGGCGTTGTCAGGGGACGAACACCACGTGCGGTTTCCGACATAGACGGTCCTGGTCGGAACCTGTGCCGGACCGAACCGATGAAGGCAGGCCCGCAGCCATCGGATGTGATTTTGCAGGGATTGTCGGGTGCCCGCGACAGGGCGCCGCCCTGTCGCGACCGCAACACTAGAATTTCTTGATCGGAATCCCGTGCTTGCGCAGGGCGTAGCCGATCTGGCGCGGGGTCTGGTTCAGCAGGCGGGCCGCCTTGGCCTGGACCCAGCCGGACTTCTCCATCGCTTCCAGCAGTTGTTCGTATTCGGACCGCGTGCCGGCACGCGGCACCCGGCAGGTGGCGGCGGACGGACAGGTCGCCTCCCCCTCGCAGGCTTCCGCCGGAGCCACCGGAGCCGCCACGGGCACGGCGGGCGCCGGCACGACGGGGAGTTGTGGCTGCTGCACCTGCGTGCCACGCCACAGCACCGATGACAGGCAGCCATCGTTGCGGCAGGCGAAGTCCTTGTCGATGATGGTGTCGCCACGCACCAGCGTGGCGGCGCGACGCACGCAGTTCTCCAGTTCGCGCACGTTGCCGGGGAAATAACATTCCTGCATCACCTTCAGCGCGGCCGGCGAGAAGGAGATGCGGGTCTTGTTGTCGGCGTTGAAGCGCCGCAGGAATTCCTCGGCCAGCAGCGGGATGTCGCCGCGCCGGTCACGCAGCGGCGGCAGGTGGATCGGCACCACCGACAGACGATAGTAGAGATCGGCCCGGAACGCGCTTTTCGCCACCGCTTCCTCGAGGTTGCGGTTGGTGGCGCTGACGATGCGCACGTTCACCTTCAGCGTGCGCGTGCCGCCGACCCGCTCGAACTCGCCTTCCTGCAGCACGCGCAGCAGCTTGGCCTGGAAGGCGGCGGAGATCTCGCCGATCTCGTCGAGGAAGAGCGTGCCGTTATCGGCCAGCTCGAAACGGCCCTTGCGCTGGGTCATGGCGCCGGTGAAGGCGCCCTTTTCATGGCCGAACAGCTCGGATTCCAGGACGCTTTCGGGCAGCGCCGCGCAGTTCAGCTTGATGAATGGCCCGGTGCGGCGCGGCGAGCATTCATGGATCGCGT from Rhodovastum atsumiense harbors:
- the nifB gene encoding nitrogenase cofactor biosynthesis protein NifB, whose protein sequence is MAQLITLDSLLAPGSAEATPAGGCASSACGSSAGPADLPPEVWEKVKDHPCYAEEAHHYFARMHVAVAPACNIQCHYCNRKYDCANESRPGVVSERLTPEQALRKVVAVASEVPQLSVLGIAGPGDAVYDWRHTKATFDQVREAIPDLRLCLSTNGLALPDHVDEIAAMGIDHVTITINMVDPEIGAKIYPWIFFNHQRLTGIEASRVLHERQMLGLDMLVARGVLVKVNSVMIPGINDEHLVEVNRVVTAKGAFLHNVMPLISDPAHGTHFGLTGQRGPSAAELKALQDKLQGGAKLMRHCRQCRADAVGLLGEDRGQEFTLDRLPEEVSYDPAQRSAYRAFVAETRGEHAAHREAAQEEVAAVEAPSVLVAVATKGGGRINQHFGHANEFLVFEVSSAGITFTGHRRVEKYCQGGWGEDATLDSVIAALEGVSCVLVAKIGDCPKQSLAEAGIEAVQDHAYDWIESGIAAWYAARHATAVRRIA
- the nifA gene encoding nif-specific transcriptional activator NifA, which translates into the protein MGSLHTASVVDSRDRPPGRAELALYGIYEISKILCGPGSLPDVLTGTLQVLHSFLDMANGVIALLDEAGEPETVVSAALDREGARLYFKALPEKVVGQLVVTEMPVVVENVTRDPAFAECDRSLWGKGQNVAFIGVPIRDRSRVIGAIAIDRAWANLADMRTDEDVRFLKMAANLIGQTARLHRLVMRDRERMLEDQRRIEKEREDLAAQLRRGGAPAIVGQSPALRDVLEKVQLVARSQSPVLLRGESGTGKELFAHAIHECSPRRTGPFIKLNCAALPESVLESELFGHEKGAFTGAMTQRKGRFELADNGTLFLDEIGEISAAFQAKLLRVLQEGEFERVGGTRTLKVNVRIVSATNRNLEEAVAKSAFRADLYYRLSVVPIHLPPLRDRRGDIPLLAEEFLRRFNADNKTRISFSPAALKVMQECYFPGNVRELENCVRRAATLVRGDTIIDKDFACRNDGCLSSVLWRGTQVQQPQLPVVPAPAVPVAAPVAPAEACEGEATCPSAATCRVPRAGTRSEYEQLLEAMEKSGWVQAKAARLLNQTPRQIGYALRKHGIPIKKF